GTTCCGGCCCCCCGGGTGCGCCGGGGATGAACAGCGGTGCAATTTCGGCTACCATCTCTATGCGTGGCTTACCCGCTGGCAATTATAACCTTTTTGGACCGCTTAGCTAGGGCGGAAGTCACGCCACCCGCGTTCCTGCGCCTCGAGAGGGGCTCCCGCCAGCGACGGATCGTCGCGTCGGGGCCGATCACCGGTGCTCTTCGGGGCGGCCGATGATGATCGTGTTCTCGACGAGGGTGCCGTGCGCCCGTCGCAGGCGTTCGGAGAGCGCCTGGTGGGAGATGTCGAACTCCGCCGCGAGCTCGTCCATCAGCGTCTCCCGCGGGATCTCGTAGTAGCCGAGTTCGAACGCCGCCTCGAGCGTGTCCTGCTGGTCGTCGGTCAGCCCGAACCGCCCCTCTCGACCGTCGTCGAGGTTGTAGATGCTGTGAATGTCCATCGAGAACTCGTTCTCCCGGCAGTACTCGTACGTCCGCGAGAGCGCATCGCGCTCGGGAACGAGGATTCGAAGCGTCCACCCGTCGCTGTTGCCCTGCGCGGAGAGGACCGTTCCGTCCTCCTGGACGAGGATCTGGACGAGCGTCTCGATCCGGCTCACCCAGTCCATCTGATACAGTCGTTCGCCCTCGAGGTCTGCCAGCAATTCGACGCTCTCGACGCTCTCGTCCGCCTCGAGCACCGCGTCGATCTCGTCGAACTGCTCGCTCTCGACCCAGATGTACGGCATCACGTGATCCGAGTTGCTGGCGACGATTCGCTCGATATCGAACTGTACATCGTCCAGTCGTTCCATCGTCCCCGCCAGTGCGAACTCGTCTGCGGCGAGCCCGATTTCGGCGACAGTGCCTCCCATACGGCCGCAACATCGCCGGCGTGTAATAGTCTGTCGCCACGCTCTCGGCGTCTTCGGGCCTTATGCCGGGACTGTTCGGCGAACGAAACCGTCTTTTCTGCGAGGACCAAAACGGGGCCGATGCCAACGACTGGCGACTCAGCACCCGACTTCACCGCACCGCTCGCGACCGGCGACGTCGAGTCGATCACGCTCTCGGAGCGACTCGAGGAGGAGGCGCCGGTCGTCCTCGCCTTCTTCCCCGGCGCGTTCACGAGCGTCTGTACGGCCGAGATGTGTGCGTTCGACGACCGCCTCGAGGCGTTCGAAGACCTCGAGGCGACCGTTTACGGCGTCAGCGTCGACTCGCCGTTCGCGCTCAACGAGTTCCGCGCACGGAACGACCTCTCGTTCGACCTGATCAGCGACTTCGAAAAGGAGATCGTCGACGCCTACGACGTCCGGACGGACTTCGAGAACCTCGGCGTGTACGGACTGGCAAAGCGCGCGGTGTTCGTCGTCGACGGCGACGGCGAACTCACCTACGCCTGGATCAGCGACGACGCCGGCGTCGAACCCGACTACGACGAGGTCGAAGCCGCCGTCGCCGAGACGGCATAACGACCGCACGCCGACAGCCGCCGGCGGAGAACTTTTTTGTCCGGCACGCGACGGTGAGGTATGAGCGATGCCGATACGAGTTCGGAGCCCGGCGACGACGCTCGCCGCATCTACTCCCCCGATGACGAGCACAACTTTCCCGACGCGAAGCTCAACGAGGTGCTCGCGTACGTCGACGCCGACGAGGAGATTCAGGCCTACCTCGAGGCCCAGAACGTCAACGCCGTCGACCGCAAGCGCTACAACGACCACGGCGCGAAACACATCTCGATCGTCCGCAACCGGGCGCTGTGTCTGTACGACCTGCTGAAAGCCGGCGACGTCGACTTCAACGGCGCCCGTCAGCAGGGACTCGAGGAGGAAGACGAGTCGGTGATCATCGCGCTCGCGGCGACGCTCCACGACGTCGGTCACACCGTCCACCGGGACCAGCACGCCTACTACTCCATCCCCCTCGCCGCGGACATCCTCGACCGCGTTCTCCCCGAGTTCTACGACGTCACGGACACCGTCAGAATGAAAGGAGAGGTGCTCCACGCGATCCTCTGTCACCACACCGCCGAGACGCCGCTGACGACCGAGGCGGGGGTCATCCGGGTCGCCGACGCCCTCGACATGGAGCGCGGGCGCTCGAGAATCCCCTACGAGCAGGGCGGTCGCGGCATCAACACCCTCTCGAGTCAGGCCATCCGGCGCGTCTCCCTCCACGAGGGCGAAACCCGACCGGTGATGGTCGAGATCGCGATGACCAACGCCGCGGGCGTCTATCAGGTCGACAACCTCCTCAAGTCGAAGCTCCGTGGCTCGGGACTCGAGGACGAGATTCGAATCGTCGCGGTGAACACGAACGAGAACCACGAACAGTTGGTCGAGCGGATCGAACTGTAGCCTGCGAGTCGAACCGTTCAAGCGCCGCGACTTCTTCTCTCGACTCATGACCGACGAGGAGTGGAACGATCCCGAGCCCGGTGTGGGGCTCGACCGACGACGACTCAAAATTCGCCTGGGCTGTGCGGCGGTCGCGCTGTTCGTGCTCGTCGTCGCCACCTGGTCCTTCCTGGTCGACGCCCTGCCGCTACTGTGGCCGCCGACGGAGCCGCTCGCACAGTGGTCGACGCTCGTCCTCCTGTCCGCCTTCGGCTACGTCCTGGTGCCGCTGATGATCGGCTCGCTCGTCGCCGACGTGCTCCTCGAGCGACTCGAGTAATCAGACCAGCCCGTAGGCCCCGTTGACGCGCTCGACGTGGCCGCGCTCGCGCAGCGTGCCGGTGATCGAGAGCACCGATCCCTTGTCGACGTCGAGCGTCGCGCAGAGTTCGTCCGCCGTCGCCCGCTCGCGAACGGCGAGGTAGAGGTAGATCAGCTTCGCCTGCGGCGATTCGAGATCCGCGGGTATCGACACGTCCGGCGTAGAGCGCGCTTCCAATTTCATACTCGGCCTCGAGTAGTTCGACGATATTAAAACTAGCTGTCGTCGATCGTCGAAATCGACTGGTCGCCACGATCGCACCGGCGTAACCCGCGTCTGCCCGTCCATCGTCGCTTCGCACCGAGTCAGAGCCCTTTTATCGCTTCCGTTCCCCCTCACCGCTATGGATCTGAAGTTCATCGCACTGGGGCTGCTGACCGGCTTTCTCACCGGTGCGTTCTTCGCGCTGGTCGACGTCCCGATCCCCGCACCGCCGGAGCTACCGGGACTGATGGGGATCGTCGGCATCTACCTGGGGTACAAACTAGTCGACGGAATGGACGTCAGCCTCAACGTCCTCGAGTCGCTCGGCTTCTAGCTGGCCTCGAGTCCGCTCGCGATCTCCCGTGCCCGCTTCCTGATCGCTTCGGGGTCGGCGACTTCGACCTCGCCGTCGCGCATCAGCACCTCGCCGTCGACCATCGTGAACGTCACGTCGTCGCCGTGAGCGACGAACGTGAGGTGTGAGAGCACGTCGTGGATCGGCGTCCCGCGAGTGATGTCGGTTCGCAGGCCGACGATATCGGCCGCCCACCCCTCGCGGAGCGCGCCGACGCGGTCGAACCCCGCCGCGCGCGCGCCGTTTCGCGTCGCCATCTCGAACACCGTTTTCGCCGGAAGGGCCTGTGGCTCTAACCGATCTACCTTCTGTAACAGCGAGGCCTGGCGCATCTCGGTGAACGGATCGAGCGTGTTGTTACACGGCGGTCCGTCGTTGCCGAGTGCGACGTTGATTCCTCGATCCAGGTAGTCGAGCACCGGCGCGACGCCGCTTGCGAGTTTCATGTTCGAGGACGGGCAGTAGGTGACGTGCGTGCCCGTCTCCGCGAGCACCGCTCGCTCGGACTCGTCGGTCCAGACGCAGTGAGCGAGGACGACGTCCTCCCCGGTGAGCCCCACCTCGTCGAGCCAGTGGATGTTCCGCTTTCCGGTGTCCGACTCCACGGCGGCGATTTCGCCGCGGTTCTCGCTCGCGTGCGTGTGGATCGTCACCCCGTCGTGGGCGTTTGCGAGTTCGCGACTTCCTCGAAGACAGGCCTCGGTACAGCTCACGGCAAAGCGCGGCGTGACGGCGTACTTGATGCGTCCGCCGGCCGTGTCGTGATACCGTTCGATCAGTCGCTCGCTTTCCGCCAGCGCCTCGTCGGTGCCCTCGAGCAGCCCCTCGGGCGCCTCCTTGTCCATCATCACCTTCCCGAGTCGGCCGCGGATGCCGAGCTCGGTGGCGGCCTCGAACGCCTCCCCCGCGTGGGCGACCGAGAGGTGGTCGACGCAGGTCGTCGTCCCGCTCTCGATCATCTCGAGGTAGCCCAACTCGGCGGCGACGCGCATCTCCTCGGCGGAGAGCGACGCCTCCATCGGAAGCACGTACTCGAACAGCCAGTCGAGTAGTTCGGTGTCGTCGGCGATCCCCCGGCCCAGGCTCTGGACCGAGTGGACGTGTGCGCCCACCGTTCCGGGCATCAACACGTCGCAGGCGTGCCGTTCGTGCTCGGGATACCGCTCGAGACAGTCCCCTCGGTCCCCTATCGCGACGATCGTATCGTCCTCGACGACGACCGCACCGTCGTGAATCACGGTCTCGGCGTCGGCGACGACCGTACCCGACAACAACATACCGGAAAACGATAGCCGAGCGCCGCCCTTAGCTCTGCTGATCCGAGTCACACCGTCGAACAGCAGTCATGAGACATCGACCGCGAATTCGCGGCTGTCGGAGACTGTCGCGCTCGAGTGGCCGGCCTTCGAATAGTTCTCCGACAGTATCAGTAGCTGCGGATCTTCGGCTCGTAGGTCTTCTCCTCGCCCTCGAGGATCACCGGCCGGTACCAGATCGACGGCTTGCCGCCGTTCCAGGAGATCATGGTGTGTTTGAGCCAGTTCTCGTCGTCGCGCTCCTGGTTCTCCTGGCGCCAGTGGGCGCCGCGGAACTCGTTTCGCACGAGTGCGCCGAGGGCGATCGTCTCGGCGACGTCGATCAGGTTGCGCGTCTCGTAGGTCATCTGCAGGTCCGTGTTGAACGTCCGCGAGGGGTCGGCGACGTAGACGTCGCGGTACTCCTCGCGACACTCCCGGATCGTCCGCAGCGCGCGCTTGATTCCCTCCTCGTTGCGGAAGACGTTGACGTCGGCGGTCATCGCCTTCTGAAGCTTCGCGCGGATCTCGGCGTGCGGGACGCCGTCGTCTTTCTCCATCAGTCGCTCGACGCGGTCGCGCTCGGCCTCGACGGCGCGCGCTAAGACGCCGTCGACGTCCGCAACCTGGCCGGAGCCGTCGGCCGCGACGTCGTCCGCTCCGGTGGGCTCGATCCCCGCTTCGCCGGGCGTGATCGGGAGGTCGACGTCGGTTTCCTCCTCGACGCCCTCTGCGTAGCCGGTCTCGATCTCGGCCTCGCCCAGGTCCTCGCCGGCGGCGTGGCGCCCGGCGCGCTTGCCGAAGACGACCAGTTCGGGGAGGGCGTTCCCGCCCAGGCGGTTCGCGCCGTGGACGGAGACGCAGGCGCACTCGCCGGCGGCGTACAGCCCGGAGATGCAGGTCTCGCCGTTCTCGTCGGTCTCGATGCCGCCCATCTCGTAGTGCTGGCCGGGCTTGACCGGCATCGGCTCGACGAGGCCGTCGACGCCCTCGAAGTCCTCCGCGAGGTGGAGGATGTTCTCGAGGCGGTCGAGGATGCGCTCGGCGCCGAGGTGGCGCATGTCGAGGTGGACGTACTCGTCCTCGACGCCCCGTCCCTGGTTGACCTCCGTCAGCTCGGCCCGCGAGACGACGTCTCGGGAGGCGAGTTCGCCCGCGTTGTTGGCGTAGCCGTGTTCGAACATGAACCGCTCGCCGAGTTCGTTGTACAGGATACCGCCCTCGCCGCGGACCCCTTCGGAGATGAGGACGCCCGTGCTGGGGAGGGTCGTCGGGTGGAACTGGACGAACTCCATGTCCTCCATCGGCACGCCCGCCCGGTAGGCCATCGCGTTCCCGTCGCCGGTACAGGAGACGGCGTTGGTGGTGTGGTCGAACGCCTGGCCGGGGCCGCCGGTCGCGAGGATGACTCCCTTGTTCGCCTTGAAGCCCTCGACGACGCCGCTCTGGACGTCGTAGGCGACCACGCCGTGGCAGGTCCGGTCGTTCGGGTCCGGCTCGTCAGTGACGGCGAGGTTCATCACGTACCACTCGTCGTACACCTGGATGCCGCGTTTGACGACCTGTTCGTAGAGGACGTGCAGCAGGTGGTGGCCGGTCTCGGCCCCGGCGTAGGTCGTTCGCGGGAACGAGAGGCCGCCGAAGGGCCGCTGGGAGACGGTGCCGTCCTCCTCGCGGGAGAACGGCATCCCCCAGTGCTCTAGGGTGATCGTGTCCTCGGGGGCGTCCTTGGCGAGGGTCTCGATCGCGGGGGCGTCGCCCAGGTAGTCCGAGCCCTTCATCGTGTCGTAGGCGTGGAGTTCCCAGTCGTCACCGTCTCTGAGCGCCGCGTTGATTCCCCCCTCCGCCGCGCCGGTGTGGCTGCGGACCGGGTGGAGTTTCGTTACCATCGCCACGTCGGCGCCCGCTTCGTGGGCGCCGATCGCAGCCCGGAGGCCGGCGCCGCCGGCGCCGACCACGATGACGTCGTGTTCGTACATGGTTACCAGAATTTCAGGTTCTTCTTGACCGCCTCCCGCTTGAGCTCCTGAATGTGCTCGGTCAGCGGGATGTCCTTCGGACACACCTCGGTACAGGAGAACTGGGTCTGACACCGCCAGACGCCGTGTTCCTGCTCTAAGATGCGGAGTCGGTGCTCCTTGATGTCCTCGCCCTCGCGGTCGTCCATCGCGAACCGGTAGGCCTTGTTGATCGCCGCCGGGCCGAGGTACTCGTTGTCGCCCGCCGCGATGTTACACGAGGACATACACGCCGCACACCAGATACACCGGGTCGACATCTTCACCTTCTCGCGGTTCTCGCGGGTCTGGCGCTGCTCCTCCAGGTCGCCCGCCGGCAGGTCCTCCTCCTGGAAGTACGGCTCAACGGAGTGCATCTGGTCGTAGAAGTGTTCCATGTCGACGACCAGGTCCTTGACGACCTCCTGGTGGGGGAGCGGTTCGACGCGGATCGGCTGGTCGAGTTCCGACAGCTGCGTCTTACAGCCCAGACGTTGGGAGCCGTTGACGAAGAACGCATCCGAACCGCAGATCGCCTGCCGGCAGGAGTGTCGGAACGTCAGCGATGGGTCGAACTCGTCGCGGGCGTAGATCAGCGCGTCGAGGACGGTCATCCCGCGCTCGAGGGGGACGTGGAAGTCGTCGAAGCGCGGTTCCTGTTTCCCCTCGACCTCGGGGTCGTAGCGAAAGACCTTGAGGTGGGCCGTCTCCTCCTCGGGCTCTGCGTCCCTGGCAGCCTGCTCGCGCTGTGCGAGGCCCTCCTGTTTGCGCTGGAGTCGGGTCTGCTGGGGCGAGGAGAGGCCGCTCATCTCCTGTTCGGTCGGTGCCTCCTGTGATTCGGGTTCCTCGGGTTGTTCTTGCTGTTGAGTACTCATATTAGATCCACCCTGCCATTACGAGTGCGACCCAGGTTCCCTGGGCGATCAGCGCTGTGCCTGCGATCACCAGTACGGCGAGGACGACCTTCTTTTGCGTGCCTTTGAGTCCCTGGTTGACGAGGGCGTTGTAGACGCCGTTGACGCCGTGGAACGTCGCCGTCACCAGGAACAGCACCATCGTCAGGAAGTAGCCGACGTTCTCCATCCGGGCCTGCGTTCCGGCGAACGTGATGTCCGCCGCGTGGTTGACGAAGTGCAAGAGGAAGAAGTGGAAGGCGAGCACCACGATCAGGAACGCGGCCGTGACTCGCTGGAGCAGCCACGCGGTTCCGCCCGGCGCGAACGAGGAGTAGCGTTCCGCCATCTAGAAGCCCACCCCCTGGAGAAACGTCGGCACGCTCGCGACGGTGATGACGCCCGTCAGGATTAGCGACGCGTAGAAGCTCTTGTCCTGGGCCTCGAGACCGATTCCCAGGTCGACCATCAGCAGGCGCGTCCCGTTCAGGATGTGGAAGACGGCGACCGCGAGGAGGCCGACCTCGAGCACCCGGATGATGAACAGGCTCTCGAGTCCCTGGATCGTGCCGGTGTAGGCGTCGACCTGTTCCCCGGCGAGAACCATCGTCTGACCGTCGGCCGCCGCTATGGCGCTACTCAACACGGCGATGTGGGTAAACAGGTAGCCGATGAGCATCCACCCCGTGAACTTGTGAAAGATCCACGCCCACATCCCGGCCGAGAACTCCTTCCAGCGACCGAAGTCCTCGATGAGACCGCGATTGTAAGACTGACTCATACTCTCACTCCGACCGTTAGGGCGCGGGGGTATAGAAGTTACTTTTATCGCTGCCCGTCAGTCTCTCGGTCTGTGAGCGATTCCGGAGGACAGCCGGGCCGCCACTGCGGACGACCCGGATCTCGAGACCGAGTGCTCACTCGGGGACGTCGATGTACGTGCCGTCGCTCGACAGCTCGCGCTCGAGGGCGATGAGCGTGTCGTCGCTCAGCCCCACCAGGTGACAGAGCGGATTCCCCGGGTAGACGACGGGGTTCTCGAGGACGCCCACGAGCAGCCCCGTGAAGGGAGCCTCGACGGTGTCGATGTCGTCTTCTTCCTTGAACGGGTTCGTGATCGTACAGATCACGTCGCCCTCGTGGACGAGTTCGCCGCGGCCGTGTTTCATGTCGACGATCCCGCCGACGTCGGCGCGCAGCCAGGTCTTCTCGTCGGCGTCGTCGATGACGGTCCGCCAGCCGGGCCAGTGCACCGACGACTCCCGGTGTAAGCCGAACTCGGCAAGGACGCTCGCGACGCCGGTGAGCCCCCGGTCGATCAGTTTTCGCTGGAACCGGTGGGCTTCGCCCATCTCGATGGTGATCGTCGGCACGCCGGCCTCGGTCGCCTCCCGGCGGAGCGTTCCCGACGGCCCCTCGCCGGCGATGATCACGTTCGAACTGAACGCGTTCGCGAGGCGGGCGACCTCCGGGCGTTCCATGTTCGCTCGGACGTGGAGCATGTTGGTCCGACCCCGCGTCGAGGTGTGAAAGTCGAGGCCGATGTCGCAGGGTTCGATGAAGTTCGTGAAGATCCGGTGGGCCATCCGCCGCGCGCTCGTGCTGTCCTCCCGGCCCGGAAACGATCGGTTCAGGTCCCGGTCGTAGATCGGGAGGTACCGCTCCTGGGCGAGAAAGCCGGGGACGTTCATCACGGGAAGGCAGACGAGCGTGCCGTGGAGGTCGGCGTGATCCCAGTCGTGAGCGACCTCGCGGACGACCTCGATCCCGTTGAGTTCGTCGCCGTGGGCCGCCGCCGAGAGGAACACCGTGGGGCCGGGGTGCTCGCCGTTGATCACCGTCACGGGAATTCGGACGGGATCGCCGAGATACGTCTCGCTGATGCCGTAGCGGATGTTCGCCGACTCGCCCGGATCGACGCGGCCGCCGTTGTACGTGAAGGCCTCGTCGAGTCCGTCGGGATCCGCGTCGGCGCCGGTAGCCTCGTCCACGGAGGCCGCGGGAGGAGAGGCGTCGTCGGTCATACCGCGTTCTATGCAGGCGAGGGTATAAAACCGTGCGACACGGCGACGGCGTCGCCGGCAAAATCGCGGTCCGGGACAGAGATTTAGTAGCAGGCCGTCGTAGCCGGCGCCATGGACATCCGCAGGGCAACTGCCGACGACGTCGACGCCATCCGTTCGATCGCTCGCGACTCGCTCTCGAGTTCCTACACCGACTTCCTCGAGGGGGAGACGATCGAAAACGCGGTCGAACAGTGGTACGGCGACGACATCACCGAGGAGTTCGAGGCGGACGACGTCCTGTTTCTCGTCGTCGAAACCGACGAGGGCGTCG
Above is a genomic segment from Natrononativus amylolyticus containing:
- a CDS encoding FAD-binding protein, which produces MYEHDVIVVGAGGAGLRAAIGAHEAGADVAMVTKLHPVRSHTGAAEGGINAALRDGDDWELHAYDTMKGSDYLGDAPAIETLAKDAPEDTITLEHWGMPFSREEDGTVSQRPFGGLSFPRTTYAGAETGHHLLHVLYEQVVKRGIQVYDEWYVMNLAVTDEPDPNDRTCHGVVAYDVQSGVVEGFKANKGVILATGGPGQAFDHTTNAVSCTGDGNAMAYRAGVPMEDMEFVQFHPTTLPSTGVLISEGVRGEGGILYNELGERFMFEHGYANNAGELASRDVVSRAELTEVNQGRGVEDEYVHLDMRHLGAERILDRLENILHLAEDFEGVDGLVEPMPVKPGQHYEMGGIETDENGETCISGLYAAGECACVSVHGANRLGGNALPELVVFGKRAGRHAAGEDLGEAEIETGYAEGVEEETDVDLPITPGEAGIEPTGADDVAADGSGQVADVDGVLARAVEAERDRVERLMEKDDGVPHAEIRAKLQKAMTADVNVFRNEEGIKRALRTIRECREEYRDVYVADPSRTFNTDLQMTYETRNLIDVAETIALGALVRNEFRGAHWRQENQERDDENWLKHTMISWNGGKPSIWYRPVILEGEEKTYEPKIRSY
- a CDS encoding MarR family transcriptional regulator, with protein sequence MKLEARSTPDVSIPADLESPQAKLIYLYLAVRERATADELCATLDVDKGSVLSITGTLRERGHVERVNGAYGLV
- a CDS encoding XapX domain-containing protein, encoding MDLKFIALGLLTGFLTGAFFALVDVPIPAPPELPGLMGIVGIYLGYKLVDGMDVSLNVLESLGF
- a CDS encoding redoxin domain-containing protein; translated protein: MPTTGDSAPDFTAPLATGDVESITLSERLEEEAPVVLAFFPGAFTSVCTAEMCAFDDRLEAFEDLEATVYGVSVDSPFALNEFRARNDLSFDLISDFEKEIVDAYDVRTDFENLGVYGLAKRAVFVVDGDGELTYAWISDDAGVEPDYDEVEAAVAETA
- a CDS encoding helix-turn-helix domain-containing protein — encoded protein: MGGTVAEIGLAADEFALAGTMERLDDVQFDIERIVASNSDHVMPYIWVESEQFDEIDAVLEADESVESVELLADLEGERLYQMDWVSRIETLVQILVQEDGTVLSAQGNSDGWTLRILVPERDALSRTYEYCRENEFSMDIHSIYNLDDGREGRFGLTDDQQDTLEAAFELGYYEIPRETLMDELAAEFDISHQALSERLRRAHGTLVENTIIIGRPEEHR
- a CDS encoding HD domain-containing protein, encoding MSDADTSSEPGDDARRIYSPDDEHNFPDAKLNEVLAYVDADEEIQAYLEAQNVNAVDRKRYNDHGAKHISIVRNRALCLYDLLKAGDVDFNGARQQGLEEEDESVIIALAATLHDVGHTVHRDQHAYYSIPLAADILDRVLPEFYDVTDTVRMKGEVLHAILCHHTAETPLTTEAGVIRVADALDMERGRSRIPYEQGGRGINTLSSQAIRRVSLHEGETRPVMVEIAMTNAAGVYQVDNLLKSKLRGSGLEDEIRIVAVNTNENHEQLVERIEL
- a CDS encoding 5'-deoxyadenosine deaminase; this translates as MLLSGTVVADAETVIHDGAVVVEDDTIVAIGDRGDCLERYPEHERHACDVLMPGTVGAHVHSVQSLGRGIADDTELLDWLFEYVLPMEASLSAEEMRVAAELGYLEMIESGTTTCVDHLSVAHAGEAFEAATELGIRGRLGKVMMDKEAPEGLLEGTDEALAESERLIERYHDTAGGRIKYAVTPRFAVSCTEACLRGSRELANAHDGVTIHTHASENRGEIAAVESDTGKRNIHWLDEVGLTGEDVVLAHCVWTDESERAVLAETGTHVTYCPSSNMKLASGVAPVLDYLDRGINVALGNDGPPCNNTLDPFTEMRQASLLQKVDRLEPQALPAKTVFEMATRNGARAAGFDRVGALREGWAADIVGLRTDITRGTPIHDVLSHLTFVAHGDDVTFTMVDGEVLMRDGEVEVADPEAIRKRAREIASGLEAS
- the sdhC gene encoding succinate dehydrogenase, cytochrome b556 subunit, whose translation is MSQSYNRGLIEDFGRWKEFSAGMWAWIFHKFTGWMLIGYLFTHIAVLSSAIAAADGQTMVLAGEQVDAYTGTIQGLESLFIIRVLEVGLLAVAVFHILNGTRLLMVDLGIGLEAQDKSFYASLILTGVITVASVPTFLQGVGF
- a CDS encoding succinate dehydrogenase/fumarate reductase iron-sulfur subunit gives rise to the protein MSTQQQEQPEEPESQEAPTEQEMSGLSSPQQTRLQRKQEGLAQREQAARDAEPEEETAHLKVFRYDPEVEGKQEPRFDDFHVPLERGMTVLDALIYARDEFDPSLTFRHSCRQAICGSDAFFVNGSQRLGCKTQLSELDQPIRVEPLPHQEVVKDLVVDMEHFYDQMHSVEPYFQEEDLPAGDLEEQRQTRENREKVKMSTRCIWCAACMSSCNIAAGDNEYLGPAAINKAYRFAMDDREGEDIKEHRLRILEQEHGVWRCQTQFSCTEVCPKDIPLTEHIQELKREAVKKNLKFW
- a CDS encoding succinylglutamate desuccinylase/aspartoacylase family protein, with amino-acid sequence MTDDASPPAASVDEATGADADPDGLDEAFTYNGGRVDPGESANIRYGISETYLGDPVRIPVTVINGEHPGPTVFLSAAAHGDELNGIEVVREVAHDWDHADLHGTLVCLPVMNVPGFLAQERYLPIYDRDLNRSFPGREDSTSARRMAHRIFTNFIEPCDIGLDFHTSTRGRTNMLHVRANMERPEVARLANAFSSNVIIAGEGPSGTLRREATEAGVPTITIEMGEAHRFQRKLIDRGLTGVASVLAEFGLHRESSVHWPGWRTVIDDADEKTWLRADVGGIVDMKHGRGELVHEGDVICTITNPFKEEDDIDTVEAPFTGLLVGVLENPVVYPGNPLCHLVGLSDDTLIALERELSSDGTYIDVPE
- a CDS encoding succinate dehydrogenase hydrophobic membrane anchor subunit; its protein translation is MAERYSSFAPGGTAWLLQRVTAAFLIVVLAFHFFLLHFVNHAADITFAGTQARMENVGYFLTMVLFLVTATFHGVNGVYNALVNQGLKGTQKKVVLAVLVIAGTALIAQGTWVALVMAGWI